Proteins from one Impatiens glandulifera chromosome 2, dImpGla2.1, whole genome shotgun sequence genomic window:
- the LOC124924826 gene encoding secreted RxLR effector protein 161-like: MDSVHKLGNNNDDTPTDKGRYQLLVGRHLYLSHTRPDIGFVVSVVSQFMNRPSEDHMNAVFRILRYLKSSPGKGLLFTSKADKSIRVFTDADWAGDITDKKSTSGYCSFIWGNLITWRSKKQFVVAWSIAEAEYRSLALRICEEIWIMSHP, from the coding sequence ATGGATTCAGTCCACAAACTTGGAAATAACAACGACGATACCCCAACCGACAAAGGTAGATACCAGCTACTCGTTGGGCGACACTTGTACTTATCTCACACTCGTCCCGACATTGGCTTCGTAGTGAGCGTTGTTAGCCAATTCATGAATCGTCCCTCTGAAGATCATATGAACGCAGTTTTCAGAATTCTAAGGTACCTAAAAAGTTCTCCGGGAAAAGGCCTTTTATTCACAAGTAAAGCCGACAAGTCAATTCGTGTGTTCACCGATGCCGATTGGGCTGGGGACATTACTGACAAAAAATCCACCTCTGGATATTGTTCATTTATATGGGGCAACCTCATCACATGGAGAAGCAAGAAACAATTTGTTGTCGCTTGGAGTATTGCCGAAGCTGAGTATCGTTCTCTTGCACTTAGAATTTGTGAAGAAATTTGGATAATGTCGCATCCTTGA